The proteins below come from a single Drosophila kikkawai strain 14028-0561.14 chromosome 3R, DkikHiC1v2, whole genome shotgun sequence genomic window:
- the LOC108085725 gene encoding sodium-coupled monocarboxylate transporter 1 isoform X2 has protein sequence MAKDLSTMGWDYLMFVLFIAITVLGPLWTRIFGKKKERSKADYVFATGGVSIVAVMISIARGTLGVRSVLGYPSELYYRGSAMWEIIYGMMSAYPIVCFMFVPVYFNLGITSVYQYIDLRFKSRTVRCLASATYIVRQICNLGITVYTPSVALSTVIGIPYWASITGMAIICIFFTIMGGLKAAINADVIQTLTILVVTVAVCIQGTISTGGVKKVYQLNRDNGRLNFWNFTGDMTVRVDTTSAWLGQLFMSLSQIGCQQNFMQRYVSLKSLKQVRRVMLTNVPLVFFFFSLSWISGMVIYSTYINCDPYAEGYIKKTDEILPFFVEDQLGFLPGFVGIFMATLFNGALCMMVSNLNSLATVVWEDFISQFPKFKGLSDKQQLRILKLITVICGLIIMCVAFGVGLLAGVIESSLLVFSATSGPLLGCFILAMMVPIANWKGTSAGMVTACAFVLWIIGGGMTVDKSNPMLPTSTEGCSNHSFSQSIAKPIIEQGQMPWLLTHTPIDGYNQSFVATPPTIAPERSGLESFYSISFMYYSLIGTALTVIIGTVISLLTQHPDDDYDGKLLHPLIFRLCERFSGRKPYYVKHEEESGLNGRSSSDSSATTTTCKEEKVNHGYESSPEEKEKNNPIAVVFTTSEGTAAANGTADQQSICDSSRVQLDIVPGAGETGVYRQLAGRSAL, from the exons atgGCCAAGGACCTGAGCACTATGGGCTGGGATTATCTGATGTTTGTGCTGTTTATAGCCATCACAGTCCTGGGACCGCTATGGACACGCATTTTTGGCAAGAAAAAAGAGCGCAGCAAGGCCGATTATGTTTTTGCCACAGGCGGTGTTTCAATCGTGGCCGTGATGATATCCATAGCCCGAGGCACTCTAGGAGTGCGATCTGTCCTGG GCTATCCCAGTGAATTGTATTATCGCGGCTCTGCCATGTGGGAGATCATCTATGGCATGATGAGCGCCTATCCCATAGTCTGCTTCATGTTTGTCCCTGTTTACTTTAACCTGGGCATCACCTCTGTCTATCAGTACATCGATCTAAG GTTCAAGAGCCGCACCGTGAGATGCCTGGCCTCGGCTACGTATATTGTTCGACAGATCTGCAACCTGGGCATCACCGTTTACACACCCAGCGTGGCCCTGTCAACGGTGATTGGCATACCCTACTGGGCCTCCATCACGGGCATGGCCATCATTTGCATATTCTTCACCATTATG GGCGGCCTGAAGGCAGCCATCAATGCGGATGTCATCCAGACTCTGACCATCCTCGTTGTCACCGTGGCCGTTTGCATCCAGGGCACCATTTCCACCGGCGGCGTAAAGAAGGTCTACCAGCTAAATCGGGACAATG GTCGTCTCAACTTCTGGAATTTTACTGGCGACATGACCGTCAGAGTGGATACCACCTCGGCCTGGCTGGGACAGCTGTTTATGTCCCTCTCCCAGATCGGCTGCCAGCAGAACTTTATGCAGCGCTATGTTAGTCTCAAGTCGCTGAAGCAAGTGCGTCG TGTAATGCTTACCAATGTCCCCTTGgtgttcttcttcttctcacTCTCCTGGATCTCCGGCATGGTCATCTACTCCACATATATCAACTGTGATCCCTATGCTGAGGGCTACATCAAGAAAACCGATGAAATTCTGCCCTTCTTTGTGGAGGATCAGCTTGGCTTTCTGCCTGGATTTGTGGGCATTTTCATGGCCACTTTGTTTAATGGAGCCTTGTG CATGATGGTGTCCAATCTGAACTCTCTGGCTACCGTTGTGTGGGAGGACTTTATATCGCAGTTTCCCAAATTCAAGGGACTCTCCGACAAGCAGCAGCTTAGAATCCTCAAGCTGATCACCGTGATCTGTGGATTGATCATCATGTGCGTGGCCTTTGGCGTTGGATTGCTAGCCGGTGTCATTGAATCCTCGCTGCTGGTGTTCTCGGCCACATCGGGGCCTCTGCTGGGCTGCTTCATCTTGGCCATGATGGTGCCTATTGCCAATTGGAAGGGAACCTCCGCCGGCATGGTTACAGCCTGTGCCTTTGTGCTTTGGATTATTGGCGGTGGCATGACCGTGGACAAGTCGAATCCGATGCTCCCCACCTCAACGGAG GGATGCTCGAATCACAGCTTCTCGCAGTCCATTGCCAAGCCCATTATTGAGCAGGGACAAATGCCCTGGCTGCTAACCCACACTCCCATCGATGGCTACAACCAGAGCTTTGTGGCCACACCGCCCACCATAGCACCTGAAAG ATCCGGCCTGGAGAGCTTCTACTCGATCAGCTTCATGTACTACAGTTTGATAGGCACCGCCCTCACCGTGATCATTGGCACTGTGATCAGTCTGCTGACCCAGCATCCCGATGACGACTACGATGGCAAGCTGCTGCATCCCCTAATCTTCCGGCTGTGCGAACGCTTCTCTGGAAGAAAACCATACTATGTCAAGCACGAGGAAGAGTCCGGCCTGAATggacgcagcagcagcgactccTCAGCCACGACGACGACCTGCAAGGAGGAGAAGGTCAACCATGGCTACGAGTCCTCgccagaggagaaggagaagaacaACCCCATTGCAGTGGTGTTTACCACATCCGAGGGAACAGCCGCCGCCAATGGAACAGCGGACCAGCAGTCCATCTGCGACAGCAGTAGGGTACAACTCGACATTGTACCGGGGGCGGGCGAGACGGGCGTGTATCGCCAGCTAGCCGGGAGATCTGCGCTCTGA
- the LOC108085725 gene encoding sodium-coupled monocarboxylate transporter 1 isoform X1, translating into MLSFVEYDYPSRVPFAESSNSKNNMAKDLSTMGWDYLMFVLFIAITVLGPLWTRIFGKKKERSKADYVFATGGVSIVAVMISIARGTLGVRSVLGYPSELYYRGSAMWEIIYGMMSAYPIVCFMFVPVYFNLGITSVYQYIDLRFKSRTVRCLASATYIVRQICNLGITVYTPSVALSTVIGIPYWASITGMAIICIFFTIMGGLKAAINADVIQTLTILVVTVAVCIQGTISTGGVKKVYQLNRDNGRLNFWNFTGDMTVRVDTTSAWLGQLFMSLSQIGCQQNFMQRYVSLKSLKQVRRVMLTNVPLVFFFFSLSWISGMVIYSTYINCDPYAEGYIKKTDEILPFFVEDQLGFLPGFVGIFMATLFNGALCMMVSNLNSLATVVWEDFISQFPKFKGLSDKQQLRILKLITVICGLIIMCVAFGVGLLAGVIESSLLVFSATSGPLLGCFILAMMVPIANWKGTSAGMVTACAFVLWIIGGGMTVDKSNPMLPTSTEGCSNHSFSQSIAKPIIEQGQMPWLLTHTPIDGYNQSFVATPPTIAPERSGLESFYSISFMYYSLIGTALTVIIGTVISLLTQHPDDDYDGKLLHPLIFRLCERFSGRKPYYVKHEEESGLNGRSSSDSSATTTTCKEEKVNHGYESSPEEKEKNNPIAVVFTTSEGTAAANGTADQQSICDSSRVQLDIVPGAGETGVYRQLAGRSAL; encoded by the exons ATGCTGAGCTTCGTTGAATACGACTACCCTTCAAGGGTGCCGTTTGCTGA aagcagcaacagcaaaaacaacatgGCCAAGGACCTGAGCACTATGGGCTGGGATTATCTGATGTTTGTGCTGTTTATAGCCATCACAGTCCTGGGACCGCTATGGACACGCATTTTTGGCAAGAAAAAAGAGCGCAGCAAGGCCGATTATGTTTTTGCCACAGGCGGTGTTTCAATCGTGGCCGTGATGATATCCATAGCCCGAGGCACTCTAGGAGTGCGATCTGTCCTGG GCTATCCCAGTGAATTGTATTATCGCGGCTCTGCCATGTGGGAGATCATCTATGGCATGATGAGCGCCTATCCCATAGTCTGCTTCATGTTTGTCCCTGTTTACTTTAACCTGGGCATCACCTCTGTCTATCAGTACATCGATCTAAG GTTCAAGAGCCGCACCGTGAGATGCCTGGCCTCGGCTACGTATATTGTTCGACAGATCTGCAACCTGGGCATCACCGTTTACACACCCAGCGTGGCCCTGTCAACGGTGATTGGCATACCCTACTGGGCCTCCATCACGGGCATGGCCATCATTTGCATATTCTTCACCATTATG GGCGGCCTGAAGGCAGCCATCAATGCGGATGTCATCCAGACTCTGACCATCCTCGTTGTCACCGTGGCCGTTTGCATCCAGGGCACCATTTCCACCGGCGGCGTAAAGAAGGTCTACCAGCTAAATCGGGACAATG GTCGTCTCAACTTCTGGAATTTTACTGGCGACATGACCGTCAGAGTGGATACCACCTCGGCCTGGCTGGGACAGCTGTTTATGTCCCTCTCCCAGATCGGCTGCCAGCAGAACTTTATGCAGCGCTATGTTAGTCTCAAGTCGCTGAAGCAAGTGCGTCG TGTAATGCTTACCAATGTCCCCTTGgtgttcttcttcttctcacTCTCCTGGATCTCCGGCATGGTCATCTACTCCACATATATCAACTGTGATCCCTATGCTGAGGGCTACATCAAGAAAACCGATGAAATTCTGCCCTTCTTTGTGGAGGATCAGCTTGGCTTTCTGCCTGGATTTGTGGGCATTTTCATGGCCACTTTGTTTAATGGAGCCTTGTG CATGATGGTGTCCAATCTGAACTCTCTGGCTACCGTTGTGTGGGAGGACTTTATATCGCAGTTTCCCAAATTCAAGGGACTCTCCGACAAGCAGCAGCTTAGAATCCTCAAGCTGATCACCGTGATCTGTGGATTGATCATCATGTGCGTGGCCTTTGGCGTTGGATTGCTAGCCGGTGTCATTGAATCCTCGCTGCTGGTGTTCTCGGCCACATCGGGGCCTCTGCTGGGCTGCTTCATCTTGGCCATGATGGTGCCTATTGCCAATTGGAAGGGAACCTCCGCCGGCATGGTTACAGCCTGTGCCTTTGTGCTTTGGATTATTGGCGGTGGCATGACCGTGGACAAGTCGAATCCGATGCTCCCCACCTCAACGGAG GGATGCTCGAATCACAGCTTCTCGCAGTCCATTGCCAAGCCCATTATTGAGCAGGGACAAATGCCCTGGCTGCTAACCCACACTCCCATCGATGGCTACAACCAGAGCTTTGTGGCCACACCGCCCACCATAGCACCTGAAAG ATCCGGCCTGGAGAGCTTCTACTCGATCAGCTTCATGTACTACAGTTTGATAGGCACCGCCCTCACCGTGATCATTGGCACTGTGATCAGTCTGCTGACCCAGCATCCCGATGACGACTACGATGGCAAGCTGCTGCATCCCCTAATCTTCCGGCTGTGCGAACGCTTCTCTGGAAGAAAACCATACTATGTCAAGCACGAGGAAGAGTCCGGCCTGAATggacgcagcagcagcgactccTCAGCCACGACGACGACCTGCAAGGAGGAGAAGGTCAACCATGGCTACGAGTCCTCgccagaggagaaggagaagaacaACCCCATTGCAGTGGTGTTTACCACATCCGAGGGAACAGCCGCCGCCAATGGAACAGCGGACCAGCAGTCCATCTGCGACAGCAGTAGGGTACAACTCGACATTGTACCGGGGGCGGGCGAGACGGGCGTGTATCGCCAGCTAGCCGGGAGATCTGCGCTCTGA